A segment of the Georgenia sp. M64 genome:
CCGGGTCGTGGACGACCTGCAGCCTCGGCCCTGGGGCGCGACGGACGGCCAGGTCGTCGACCGGTACGGTCTCCACTGGCTGGTCGGCTTCGAGGGCGACGACGACCGTCACGCGCAGGGCGAGCCCGATGAGTGACGTCTGGCCGGTCGTCCACGCCGAGCGCGCGGCGTTGATCAGCGACCTGCACCCGCTCTCGGCGCAGCAGTGGGCCACCCCGTCGCTGTGCCCGGGCTGGGACGTCCACGACGTCCTGGCGCACCTCGTCAACGACGCCCGGACGACCCGCCTGGGATTCGTGCGCGACCTGATCGCCGCCGGCCTCGACTTCGACAAGGTCAACGCCCGCGGTGTCGCCCGGGCGCGGTCCGAGGACCCCGGCTGCACGCTGGCGGATTTTCGGACGGTGAGCGGACGTACCACGAGTGCGCCGGCGCCGCCGGCCACCCGGCTCGTGGAGGCGTTCGTCCACGGGGAGGACATCCGCCGCCCGCTGGGCATCCGTCGCCACTACCCACCGGTCCACGTGGCCGACGCGCTGCGCTACCAGGCGAGAACCAGTGTCCGGGTCGGCGGCGGCAAGGAACGGGCCGAGCGGCTGCGGATGGTGGCCACCGATACGGACCTCCGCCTCGGCGCGGGCGACGAGGTGCACGGGACGGCCATCGCCCTGCTCCTGGCGGTCTCCGGCCGGCCGGTGGGTCCGCACGAGCTCACCGGTCCAGGTGCTGACGCCCTGACGAGGTAGCGCGTGGGTACGTGCGCGTGACATGCCTCGCCGGCTCACCGGCTCAGTGGTGCAGCGGCTCCGCGGCGGCGCCGTCCGTGGCCGGGTCCTCGAGGGGCGCGCCACCGAGGGCCTGCTCCTGCCAGTGCTCGGCCCGCCAGCGTCCCGGCCGGCCGGACAGGACGAGCGCACCGGTGTTCGACACCGCGTTCTGCGCCGCGAAGTCGACGGTGACGTTGTGGCAGCGCGCAGCGGCCCAGGCGCGGATCATGGCGCCGTGGCTGAAGAGGGCCGCGACCCCGACGCCCGTGCCGGCGACCTCCTCGACGACCTCGTCGAACCGGCCCAGGACGGCGGCGGCGTCCTCGTCGGTCCCGGGCATGCGTGCGTGCGGTGCGCCGTCGGCCCACCCGAGGACGATCGACAGGTAGGTCTGGACGGACTGCTCGTCGCCGGCCATCTCCAGGTCGCCCGCGGTGATCTCCCGCAGCCCGCGACGGACCTGGACGTCGAGCCCGAGCGCACGTGC
Coding sequences within it:
- a CDS encoding maleylpyruvate isomerase family mycothiol-dependent enzyme yields the protein MSDVWPVVHAERAALISDLHPLSAQQWATPSLCPGWDVHDVLAHLVNDARTTRLGFVRDLIAAGLDFDKVNARGVARARSEDPGCTLADFRTVSGRTTSAPAPPATRLVEAFVHGEDIRRPLGIRRHYPPVHVADALRYQARTSVRVGGGKERAERLRMVATDTDLRLGAGDEVHGTAIALLLAVSGRPVGPHELTGPGADALTR
- a CDS encoding histidine phosphatase family protein; its protein translation is MRLVLVRHGQTPSNVDHLLDTAEPGPDLTDLGRQQALALPNTLGPIGIEAIYASTLVRTQQTADPLARALGLDVQVRRGLREITAGDLEMAGDEQSVQTYLSIVLGWADGAPHARMPGTDEDAAAVLGRFDEVVEEVAGTGVGVAALFSHGAMIRAWAAARCHNVTVDFAAQNAVSNTGALVLSGRPGRWRAEHWQEQALGGAPLEDPATDGAAAEPLHH